TAACTGCTTGCTCACGAGTTTCTCCAAGTGCTATCACATATCCTTTTCTCATTGTATGATCTGTTACCCTTTCTATTTTGCCTCCTAATTTTATATCATCATTAAGATGAATCTTGTAAATTCCTTCTATTCTCTTCGCTTCATCTATTCCCTTTATCTCTATTATCTTTCCCGGCTTTGGAAATAGGATTTGGTTG
The Caldisericia bacterium DNA segment above includes these coding regions:
- a CDS encoding phosphoribosylglycinamide synthetase → MLFPKPGKIIEIKGIDEAKRIEGIYKIHLNDDIKLGGKIERVTDHTMRKGYVIALGETREQAV